The DNA window AGTGCTTGTCAGAATATTTTTAAAAACATCTACTTTTTCAATTGTCTGTAGTATGCTCCCAACCCTATGGAAAAAATTAGGATGAATAATTAATTTCCCTTAAAATTATGGATGACTGCGAATGTGGCCCTGTTATTTTATTTCTCTTAGGCAGCTAGGTGGGTATATAGTATTTAAGCTCTTTTTGTGATGCCGTGCAGGTTGTACCGCTTTACACTGGGCTGCTATAAGAGGGAATTTGGAGGTTTGCACAGTTCTTGTACATACTGGTACGAAGGAAGAACTCACACTTAAGGATAGTGGTGGCTTAACTCCTGTGCAACTTGCAGCAGAAAAAGGTCATCGGCATCTTTCCAATATCCTTGTACGTTTCCGCTGGCATTCTATTTTCCTATTAATAATTAACCTCTTTCTCCTCCTGAGAAATTATGCTGCATGCCACCATTCAATCTGCTCATACACCAGTATATCTAGGTTTGTGCTGTTGTAAATGATTGCAATGGCATGTATTCAATGATGTATGCTTTCCCCTGTTCTATCCATTTTCTTTCCTCCCCTGTTTTGAAGTTTGTTCTCCAAATATTCGTTTGGTGTGTGTTTGAGGTACTGACCTTTTCAACTCCACTAACAAAATAATTTCTCTGCTTGTAGTCTAATGCTACAAAAGTAAGTTTGGAAGACAAGTTCTTCCCTGGGAAATTGAGGAAAATTGGATACGCCCCTTTCTTGTTTGCTTATCTTGTCGTCTGCCTCATCCTTTTCCTAAACTCGATTGTATTTGGTGAGCATTGCTTCAGAGTTTTTGTTGTTTATATCAAAATTAGGGATCTTTGTTTTTCATCAGATCTGATCATAAAATCTCTGCAGCACCTAATTTTTCTAGGATCACTGCTACTGCTGGTCTTTGGTCTTGGGCTGCTGTATCACTTTTCTTTGCATCTCAAGTAATGTTCTACAGAGTTAGCAGGTAGTTTATGTTTCATATTTGTTTATCGTTTGGTCATACCATTTATGTGCACCTTTGGTTATTTCCTGATTAGCTATGTGTTTTTAGTCTTTGTACATTAAGTAGCTATAATAATACCTTGATGTATGTAGCCATTAAAAAGATGACTGACTGTTGGGTAAAATGAATTTGTGATGAGAGTATGAGACTCATGGGAAGAGATTCGATCATGCATTTGATGCATTCTTGCTAGTGTGGAAATCTCCATTTTAAAGTTTTAATCTCAACATATGAACATATACTTTTATAAGATCAGCAGATTATTTTGTTCTCATATTGTCCCTGTTCCATGCTTAACGTTTGTGTTCTTTTGCTGTTGACAGAAAAAATCCTGGCTACATCAAGGCAAATTCCAAGCGATCTGATCCGAAGGTAAAAAAAATGTTCTACCACTGTTATTCAAAGACAATGTTTCTACAAATATGCTTGAAGGAACTGCCTTGGATCAATATTTATAGAATCTTGCTATGTGTCATTTCAAGGAACAGATAAAACATGTTCCTTCAGTTGGTAGTTGATACCATATTATCATACTACAGTACATGGAAGCTAGGAGTTTATGGGCCTATTTTCACCTATCTTTTGGCATTGCGACCAACTGAAGTTCTGTAGTCAACATTTTGAAGACTGACTAAACATCATTTGGTCTGCCAAACCATAGAAAGTTGTTTGCACAGTTTTTTTTGTCAATAGGTAAATATGACAATTAGCGCTTTATTTACAGGAGCCACTTATGGAAATTGATCTTACCAACTCCTCTACTTGGACAGGCAATTGGTCTCAGCTATGCCCTACTTGCAAGGTACTAGGGAAAAACTCTTCATTACTATTCTTACTTCTGTGATCCCCCCTCCCCCTCGTCTTTCGTATTATTTTAGTATATCTCTTGTGGAGATGGCACTTTGTGTCGGAAGCAAAAGATGAAACCATATGTATGTGTGCTTGTCTTGTTAcctgctcttgttttggctataaACCCCAACTATGTTTATTTTTACTGAATGGGTAACCTTACTTACCAGATAATTCGACCTATGCGCTCCAAACATTGTCCAACTTGTAAGCATTGTGTTGAGCAGTTTGACCATCACTGCCCTTGGATATCAAACTGTGTTGGAAAGGTATAAACATTAATTTGTACATCTCAAATTTTCTATTGTTGTGACTTTAACTGCCTGTTCTGCTGTTCCAATTGTTTTAGGAAACATGTTCTGGCTAGGCACTAATATTGGATACTAATTTTGTTCTTTGGATCGCTAATGGGAATACACAGTTGCTTGATGCTTAGTATTCACGTAATAATGTGTGCACTTGGATTTTTTTCATTATGAAATCTGACTGTAATGAGTATTCAGACTGTCAACTTGAACCTCATCGTGATGCCATACATACATGTTCGTATTCAATTGTATTCTGCATGCAGCTCTTTGAGACTTTGACAGATTTTCCATATTGCGTTGTTTATGACTATGATTAAGATCATAGGAAAGTATGTTGTTCAAAATTAACGGTATCAATTTTGTACTGTAAGAATAAAACTTCAATGTTTTGTTTATTACGTGTGCGCCTTATAAACTGGGACAGAGGgaattactaaatatatattttttcttgcaGCGAAATAAGTGGGACTTTTTCGTGTTTCTTTGGATGGGGATAGCTACATCCTTCCTGGGTGCTGCTGTTGGATTCCACAGTAAGGACGTCTTTAAACAGTACTTTTTCTTTGCTTCAAGATGTACTAACAAGTCAAGGACATTTAATGCCTCAGGACTTTGGACAGAGCCCGTTGTACTCTCATCTTCAGAAtcgtggatgcatttcatggtgACAAAGCATCCTGGTGCTGTATTGTTCATGTTTCTGGATGTCTTTTTGTTAACTGGAGCTCTTATTCTGACTGGAGCACAAGCAGTACAGGTAAATTTTCGCCTGTTTGTTAGTATTTGCATTTTTTGGAGCAAACACTCCGGGGTTATCAGAGCAGCATTCTATTTGTCTCTATGCTGTACATAGTTcttaaggcgtcgcctaggcgtcgcctaggcgtccaggcgaccCCCAAGCGCCTTGCAAAATGCTCGCCTAGGCGTCTAAGGCGGGCGCCTAGGCGTCTAAGGCGGGCGCCTAGGCGTCTGGGTGGTGGCACATTGTCATGCCTCGCCTTTACGCCTTAAGAACTATGATGCTGTATGATCAAATTGTGGTCTCATGCTCTGTGCTACTTTGGACATTGGGAATAGCAAAAGAGCATACAGTTTCTATTTTGTTCCTCATAAGATTTGTAGCTAGGCTGTTTAGAGAGTATGTTTCTATCATTGTGAAACCGAACAGCACAATTTCATTGAACTCAGTTTGCTAGAAGTAGCAAAATGGAACTTCGGCCACATATCCGCACGGCATATTCGCTTCAATGGGTGCATTTTCATAACGTGTATGCTTCACCCATTCATTGCAGATAGCACGGAACATGACAACTAATGAGGTAGCGAATCGATCTCGCTacacatatcttcgagggcctgATGGGCGTTTCAGAAATCCTTACAGTCGAGGTTGCCAGAGGAACTGCACTGATTTTCTTATCAATGGATACAGCAATGATGAGGAGGTCGCATGGCCAACACTTCAACAAACAGTACAGGGAAGATAGAGGTACCGATCGAGGAAACAAAAGTTTAGTGACAGATTATATGCCCAAGACCCCTTAAAAGCATCTGCTTTCATCTTAGTGCTGGGAATATTTCAGTTTGTTCAGACAATGGTGCGAAGAGCGACTTACTTGGGGGTCACATTCTGAGTGGCTGGCACCCCTTCATACATGTCTTTAGATGGTGCTGTGGATCATGGAATTGTTTGATTATTTATGTTGTCGATATGAGATCTGATAGAGTGATAGATGTGAATGCAGGTTTTATGATTTCTGTAGTAAATTGGATTCACAACCTTACTCCATTCACGAAATTTACAGGGGGCAACAGGGCATGTATAAGCATGCACCATATTGTGGATTTTGTCTTGTATTATATTGGCCCAATAGCTGACTTCTGCTGTAGTTGCACACTGGTTTACCAATGACGTTTAACAATACGGCGAAGGATGTCCTGGCAACAGGAGACATGAAACTGCAAAAGTCAAATGACACATCTTACTGCTTTTGATGTGAGATAAAGCCAGATTACTTCAGTACTTAATATATGATGGACTGgatataacaccctaaaaattgctctttttgaaatagggttaaaaagatttaattATTACATTTTGTGCCATGACATATAGGAAAAGtaatatttttcattaaattaaaagtcatcgtaaggtttagaaacatggttGTGCATATATGCTGGTGCATTTGTATTTTTGTAACGAGTGGtttgattcaaattcaaatttatttaaaatatttttgaaatagttttgaaataaaaggaaaaaaagaaggacccttctccctcttttctggCCCAGCTCAGCCTTGTTTCCTTTTATCATGGCCCAACAGCTGCTCGGCCCGTCTTCTTGCACCAGCCCAGCTTCACTCCTTGCATCTGGCCCAATCCTGCACCCACTTCTGCAGCCGGCTGGTTTCCTTCTCACCCCACGGTCCAAGCCGCGCAGACCTCCTCCCGCTTCCTTTCTCTTCAGTCCAGCGCCGTAGCCCAATAGTGGCCTGCCCCGCCTTGCTCCCCACGGCCCGCTCCCTCCTTCACGGTCGGCCCGCTTCCTCGTTTCGGGCCAGCCAGCCCAGTGCCGTGACGCTCTGCTCTTCCCTTCTCCCCGCGCATCTCACTAACTGCGGGGTCCGCGCTGTCGggcatcatctccttcctccgccTCGGTACCACACCGGACTTCGTCGCGCCGCCCGACTCCGCGTCGGCCACGCCTCGTCCTTGTCTTGCGCCCCAAGCTGCTCCCGGCCATAAATACCGGGTGCCCGCATCGTGCCACTTCCATCCCGAGCCTCGGAGCCGCAGTCGCCTCGCCAAATCGTCGAATCGCAGCGTGCCGAGCCGCGAGCCGTAGCACCGCCATAGCCGCCGTGTTCGTTGAGCTGCGCATCGCTTCCGTGCCTCCATCGTCGGCGAAAACTACCTTGGTAAGTTCGCGttgccttcctctctctcttggTGCCCTCGCCTTGTGCTGACCCGTAGGCCTAGATCCCACTACGCCGGCGAGCTCGCTCGTTC is part of the Miscanthus floridulus cultivar M001 chromosome 9, ASM1932011v1, whole genome shotgun sequence genome and encodes:
- the LOC136482430 gene encoding probable protein S-acyltransferase 23 — its product is MAEIEVVSEGGRRDEDEERRRQEGAGEPPADPVVDAYSAAAYGDLERLRGFVEQGGAAAAALREPDGNGYHALQWAALNNYPHVALYIIEHGGDVNATDHARQTALHWAAVRGSTSVADVLMEHGARVEAADVNGYRAVHVASQYGQTSFLHHIISKYGADFDALDNDGRSALHWAAYKGNADTIRLLLFMDANQVRQDKNGCTALHWAAIRGNLEVCTVLVHTGTKEELTLKDSGGLTPVQLAAEKGHRHLSNILSNATKVSLEDKFFPGKLRKIGYAPFLFAYLVVCLILFLNSIVFAPNFSRITATAGLWSWAAVSLFFASQVMFYRVSRKNPGYIKANSKRSDPKEPLMEIDLTNSSTWTGNWSQLCPTCKIIRPMRSKHCPTCKHCVEQFDHHCPWISNCVGKRNKWDFFVFLWMGIATSFLGAAVGFHRLWTEPVVLSSSESWMHFMVTKHPGAVLFMFLDVFLLTGALILTGAQAVQIARNMTTNEVANRSRYTYLRGPDGRFRNPYSRGCQRNCTDFLINGYSNDEEVAWPTLQQTVQGR